In the Pseudanabaena sp. PCC 7367 genome, one interval contains:
- a CDS encoding YggS family pyridoxal phosphate-dependent enzyme, which produces MISPDLIADRIATIQAQLPATTKLLAVSKYADTEAIRAAYAAGVRDFGESRIQEAIQKIQTLRDLKDINWHMIGSLQSNKARLAVQNFAWIHSIDRLGLARKLDRLVVESGHSPSLCLQVKLMSDPHKSGWHESELLAELPKLAKCQNLKIVGLMTILPQGLNPDQATEVFRQTAQLAEKLRSQGWPNIRHLSMGMSGDYHLAIAAGATIVRIGSSIFA; this is translated from the coding sequence ATGATATCCCCTGATTTAATTGCCGATCGCATTGCCACTATTCAGGCTCAACTACCAGCCACAACAAAATTACTGGCCGTAAGCAAGTATGCTGACACCGAGGCGATCCGCGCCGCCTATGCTGCTGGGGTAAGGGATTTTGGTGAGTCCAGGATTCAAGAAGCAATCCAGAAAATCCAAACTCTCCGCGATCTCAAGGACATTAACTGGCACATGATCGGTAGTTTGCAGAGTAACAAGGCTCGTTTAGCAGTACAAAACTTTGCCTGGATTCATTCGATCGATCGGTTGGGGTTGGCCCGCAAACTCGATCGCCTGGTAGTCGAATCGGGACATAGTCCATCACTGTGCTTACAGGTAAAACTTATGTCAGACCCGCACAAATCCGGTTGGCATGAATCAGAATTACTGGCCGAGCTACCGAAACTGGCCAAATGCCAAAATTTAAAGATTGTCGGCCTGATGACGATCCTGCCCCAGGGCTTAAATCCCGACCAGGCAACTGAGGTGTTCAGGCAAACCGCCCAACTAGCAGAAAAATTACGATCGCAGGGGTGGCCAAATATCAGGCATCTATCAATGGGTATGTCAGGGGATTATCATCTGGCGATCGCGGCTGGGGCAACGATTGTGCGCATTGGTAGCAGCATATTCGCGTGA
- a CDS encoding cell division protein SepF, with product MGIFTKLRDFVGLNEPQDYEYEYDEADVDDYQSIYEDENPAVTAEEEIAPTPRRSRERHSALRSSTTETMNNVIGMPGASNGISQVMLMEPRNFEEMPQAIQALRERKSVVLNLTMMEPDQAQRAVDFVAGGTYAIDGHQERIGDSIFLFAPSCVQVTTQSGVTVEPPVPQARPSARPSAPAPAWASEPTVSRFAQ from the coding sequence ATGGGAATCTTCACCAAGCTTAGAGATTTTGTGGGTTTGAATGAACCACAAGATTATGAATATGAATATGATGAAGCTGATGTTGATGATTATCAGAGCATCTATGAAGATGAGAATCCTGCTGTAACTGCGGAAGAGGAAATTGCTCCAACCCCCAGGCGCAGCAGAGAAAGACACTCAGCCCTTAGAAGTTCAACCACCGAAACTATGAATAATGTGATCGGTATGCCTGGAGCCAGCAATGGTATTTCCCAGGTGATGTTGATGGAGCCACGCAATTTTGAAGAAATGCCTCAGGCAATTCAAGCACTGCGTGAGCGTAAGTCAGTGGTATTGAACCTAACGATGATGGAACCAGATCAAGCCCAACGGGCAGTTGATTTTGTGGCAGGCGGCACCTACGCGATCGATGGTCATCAAGAGCGAATTGGCGATAGCATTTTCCTCTTTGCACCATCATGTGTTCAAGTAACTACCCAAAGTGGTGTTACCGTTGAGCCACCAGTACCGCAAGCAAGACCAAGTGCCAGACCAAGTGCGCCAGCCCCTGCCTGGGCCTCGGAACCAACAGTTAGTCGCTTTGCCCAGTAG
- the proC gene encoding pyrroline-5-carboxylate reductase, whose amino-acid sequence MNLGIIGGGVMGEAILSCLLEKGEYAATDICVSDPNPDRRSLLSSKYGVLTTTKNIDVTQGEVLLLAVKPQYFFAATKELVNISAPLVISILAGVTLSQLASVFPGKAIVRAMPNTPAQVGFGVTALASSELVTAPQADLTKRIFAAVGEVVELPESLIDAVTGLSGSGPGFLAVVIEAMIDGGVAAGLPRAIAQKLAIQTVLGTAQLLIQADLHPAVLKDRVTSPGGTTITGIAQLERSGMRSAMIEAILAATRRSQELGE is encoded by the coding sequence GTGAATTTAGGCATTATTGGCGGCGGTGTAATGGGGGAAGCAATTCTTTCCTGTCTTCTTGAAAAGGGGGAATATGCTGCTACTGATATCTGTGTAAGTGATCCTAATCCAGACAGACGGAGTTTGCTATCTAGCAAATACGGGGTTCTGACTACAACAAAAAATATAGATGTGACGCAAGGGGAGGTGCTGCTATTGGCAGTAAAGCCCCAATATTTTTTTGCGGCTACTAAGGAACTTGTAAATATATCAGCGCCATTAGTGATCTCGATCCTGGCCGGGGTGACGCTGAGCCAGCTTGCCAGTGTTTTCCCTGGTAAAGCAATTGTGCGTGCGATGCCCAATACCCCAGCCCAGGTTGGGTTTGGCGTTACTGCCTTAGCTAGTTCTGAGCTAGTTACAGCACCGCAGGCCGATCTGACAAAGCGGATTTTTGCGGCAGTAGGCGAGGTGGTGGAGTTACCGGAATCACTGATCGACGCGGTCACTGGCCTATCGGGATCGGGCCCAGGTTTTTTGGCGGTGGTGATCGAAGCGATGATTGATGGTGGCGTAGCGGCGGGTTTGCCCAGGGCGATCGCCCAAAAATTAGCGATCCAGACGGTTTTGGGTACGGCGCAATTATTAATCCAAGCTGATTTGCATCCAGCGGTTTTAAAAGATCGAGTGACCAGTCCTGGGGGCACCACAATTACTGGCATTGCCCAGCTAGAGCGAAGTGGAATGCGATCGGCAATGATTGAAGCGATTCTGGCAGCGACAAGGCGATCGCAAGAGTTAGGTGAGTAG
- the purM gene encoding phosphoribosylformylglycinamidine cyclo-ligase gives MDYRQAGVDVEAGRNFVEQIRQYVSATDRPGVLGELGGFGGFFELPSGYQQPVLVSGTDGVGTKLKIAQACDRHDTIGIDLVAMCVNDVLTSGAEPLFFLDYLATGKLAPNQLAEVVKGIASGCQQSGCALLGGETAEMPGFYGAGEYDAAGFCVGIVEKSKILNGSQVQVGDAVIGLASSGVHSNGFSLVRKIIADRGFGWSDRLAGLDCNKTLGEIFLTPTKIYVKPILAALQSDLNIHALAHITGGGLPENLPRCLGVGKGIGKSVEILPQSWPIPDLFLWLAEQGEVSTRAMFETFNMGIGMVVIVPSDRLDRALAYFDTQDLDCAHIGWVVEGKGEVLGLEAFGT, from the coding sequence ATGGACTATCGGCAGGCTGGAGTTGATGTTGAAGCGGGTCGCAACTTCGTCGAGCAAATTCGGCAATATGTCAGCGCCACCGATCGCCCTGGTGTTCTAGGTGAACTAGGTGGGTTTGGCGGCTTTTTTGAATTGCCCAGTGGCTATCAACAACCGGTTTTGGTATCTGGTACTGATGGCGTGGGTACGAAGCTGAAAATTGCCCAGGCTTGCGATCGCCACGACACGATCGGCATTGATCTGGTGGCTATGTGCGTGAATGATGTGCTTACCTCTGGTGCGGAGCCATTGTTTTTCCTGGACTATCTGGCCACGGGTAAACTAGCGCCTAATCAACTGGCGGAAGTAGTCAAAGGAATCGCATCGGGTTGTCAGCAGTCCGGTTGTGCGCTGCTGGGTGGTGAAACAGCAGAGATGCCAGGTTTCTATGGGGCGGGGGAATACGACGCGGCGGGCTTTTGTGTGGGCATTGTGGAGAAATCAAAAATCCTGAATGGCTCGCAAGTGCAGGTGGGTGATGCGGTGATTGGTCTGGCCAGTAGCGGTGTACATAGCAATGGCTTTAGTCTGGTGCGTAAGATTATTGCCGATCGCGGGTTTGGCTGGAGCGATCGCCTTGCCGGGCTAGATTGCAACAAAACCCTGGGCGAAATATTTTTAACCCCGACTAAAATTTACGTTAAACCTATTCTCGCAGCCCTACAAAGCGATCTGAATATCCATGCCCTGGCGCACATTACTGGCGGTGGCTTGCCGGAAAACTTGCCCCGCTGTTTAGGCGTAGGTAAAGGCATCGGTAAATCAGTGGAAATTCTGCCCCAAAGCTGGCCAATTCCAGATCTTTTTCTCTGGCTGGCTGAGCAGGGTGAAGTATCAACCAGGGCAATGTTTGAGACTTTTAATATGGGGATCGGCATGGTGGTGATTGTGCCCAGCGATCGCCTCGATCGAGCTTTGGCCTATTTCGACACCCAAGATCTAGACTGTGCCCATATTGGTTGGGTGGTTGAGGGCAAAGGTGAAGTCTTGGGGCTAGAAGCTTTTGGCACTTAG
- a CDS encoding universal stress protein: protein MKFLVAIDGSEASQQAIERTLTLAQPGKDKITLMTVMEPLSTYYPRLMMPTGDWVGVQAMPDPDHEKALLERAGSLLHASAQVCQQAGVDCDTKLELGAPRHVICDLAKAEAPDFLVIGSRGLGTMERVMLGSVSDFVVHHCTCPVIVVR from the coding sequence ATGAAGTTTTTAGTTGCGATCGATGGATCGGAGGCCAGCCAGCAGGCGATCGAACGGACGCTAACCCTGGCTCAGCCGGGAAAAGACAAAATCACCCTGATGACAGTGATGGAACCGCTCAGCACCTATTACCCTCGGCTGATGATGCCCACGGGGGATTGGGTGGGGGTGCAGGCGATGCCCGATCCAGACCATGAAAAAGCTTTGCTAGAACGAGCGGGATCATTGCTCCATGCTAGTGCTCAGGTTTGTCAGCAGGCTGGAGTCGATTGTGATACCAAGCTGGAATTAGGTGCACCGCGCCATGTAATTTGTGATCTGGCTAAGGCTGAAGCACCGGATTTTTTGGTGATTGGTTCGCGGGGATTGGGCACAATGGAGCGGGTAATGCTGGGTAGTGTGAGTGATTTTGTGGTGCATCACTGCACTTGTCCGGTGATTGTGGTGCGCTAG
- a CDS encoding leucine-rich repeat domain-containing protein, translating into MFNQSPRSPNPIKRLLIAMLSTSVIIIYALLLTLEIHKRIHATRTTSIAIANICQELGDLSVAAQKTFEILEAEVGTKDCNEVSRKLATLTELDLSDRQITDISTLRSLPQLTYLNLSHNTIKDLSPLAELTNLRALVWRHGQLSDLTALASLTNLSDLQLSDNAIEDLEPLQSLENLRSLQLSQNKIKDLSPLETLTKLEKLELNSNLISELDPLAGLTNLTSLNIGENQIKNLEPLRSLTQLDRLYAHKNQISNISALADLVNLQEVILFENQIEDVTPLKSLTQLTRLELGANQISSVEDLSSLVNLNRLSLWGNPLDRQECPVKPKRICSFDP; encoded by the coding sequence ATGTTCAATCAATCGCCCCGATCGCCCAATCCCATCAAGCGATTGCTGATCGCCATGCTTTCCACATCGGTGATCATTATCTACGCGCTACTGCTTACCCTGGAAATCCACAAGCGAATCCATGCCACCAGAACCACCTCCATTGCGATCGCTAATATTTGTCAAGAGCTAGGCGATCTTTCGGTGGCTGCCCAGAAAACCTTTGAGATCCTGGAAGCAGAAGTTGGCACAAAGGATTGTAATGAGGTGAGCCGCAAACTCGCCACCCTGACCGAGTTGGATCTTAGCGATCGCCAGATTACCGACATTTCCACGCTGCGATCGTTGCCCCAACTCACCTATCTGAACTTGAGCCACAATACGATCAAAGATCTTTCGCCCCTCGCCGAGCTAACCAATCTCAGGGCATTGGTATGGCGGCATGGCCAGCTTAGCGATCTCACTGCCTTGGCCAGTTTGACAAACCTCAGCGATCTGCAACTGAGTGATAATGCGATCGAAGATCTAGAACCATTGCAATCGCTGGAAAATTTGCGATCGCTCCAACTTAGCCAGAATAAGATTAAAGATCTCAGTCCCTTGGAAACACTCACCAAACTAGAGAAATTGGAGCTGAATAGTAATCTAATCAGTGAGCTTGATCCGCTAGCTGGTTTGACTAATCTGACCTCACTGAACATTGGCGAAAACCAGATTAAAAACCTTGAACCGTTGCGATCGCTCACCCAACTCGATCGGCTCTATGCCCACAAAAACCAGATTAGCAATATCTCTGCGTTGGCAGATCTGGTTAATTTGCAAGAGGTGATTTTATTCGAGAACCAGATCGAAGATGTGACCCCGCTTAAGTCATTAACGCAGCTAACCAGGCTGGAATTGGGCGCAAATCAAATTAGTTCGGTTGAAGATTTATCTAGCTTAGTCAATCTAAACAGACTTAGCTTGTGGGGGAATCCGCTCGATCGGCAAGAATGCCCAGTCAAACCCAAGCGTATATGTAGTTTTGATCCATAG
- a CDS encoding type II toxin-antitoxin system VapC family toxin — MSQQIHYCDACVILGFFNSESEPHNADECKILIRAAEEGQIRLVTSAFSESEVVNIKDPSDPKSFVEGDIAERVIKEFFTMPWLEIAAYERETGEISRYLCRKYKTKPADATHVATAIQRKVDFFDTVDNTLLDSYPEKVSFPPRYPKEIILQRPFVEGYDRSILDLID; from the coding sequence TTGAGCCAGCAAATCCATTACTGTGATGCTTGTGTAATCTTAGGCTTCTTTAATAGTGAAAGTGAGCCCCATAATGCTGATGAATGCAAGATTTTGATTAGGGCGGCTGAAGAAGGACAGATTAGACTAGTTACTTCTGCATTTTCAGAATCCGAGGTTGTAAATATCAAAGATCCTTCAGATCCTAAAAGTTTTGTAGAAGGAGATATAGCTGAAAGAGTAATCAAGGAATTTTTTACAATGCCTTGGCTAGAAATAGCAGCTTACGAAAGAGAAACTGGTGAAATAAGCCGATACTTGTGTAGGAAATACAAAACTAAACCTGCTGATGCTACCCATGTAGCAACGGCAATTCAGCGTAAGGTAGATTTTTTCGATACGGTTGATAATACTTTACTTGATAGTTATCCAGAGAAAGTCTCTTTCCCTCCTCGATACCCAAAAGAAATAATTCTCCAACGTCCATTTGTTGAGGGATATGACCGTTCTATTTTAGACTTGATAGATTAA
- a CDS encoding pentapeptide repeat-containing protein has product MTSMGTETTERELLDIIERGADAWNMWRSMNMAVHIDLSETKLVGIDFIRVEMFEANLRGVDLSRADLSESNLGNADLTEATLVGAVLLSIDLSGAILVEANLNRANLVGADLSEANLAEADLERCDLRVANLSEANLEQVSLCGSDLSVANLNDANLDRADLSMVKLSVATLRRANLSGANLSGADLSGANFSGADLTGADLCGADLTGACINNWKIDSNTTLGYTVCDFVFVDCCKRDDGQLEFRDRRPIEGKFEVGEFARWAQLRSLGLDE; this is encoded by the coding sequence ATGACTTCAATGGGCACGGAGACAACCGAGCGTGAACTACTCGATATTATCGAGCGGGGTGCGGATGCCTGGAATATGTGGCGATCGATGAACATGGCGGTTCATATTGACCTGAGTGAGACCAAGCTGGTGGGGATCGATTTCATTAGGGTAGAAATGTTTGAGGCCAATTTGCGTGGTGTGGATCTCAGTCGGGCGGATTTGAGCGAGTCGAATCTGGGTAATGCGGATCTAACCGAAGCAACGCTGGTGGGCGCGGTTTTGCTGAGTATTGACCTGAGTGGGGCGATCCTGGTGGAGGCAAATCTCAATCGCGCTAATTTGGTGGGGGCAGATTTGTCTGAGGCAAATTTGGCGGAGGCTGACCTGGAGCGCTGCGATCTGCGGGTGGCTAATCTCAGCGAGGCGAATCTGGAGCAGGTGAGTTTGTGTGGCTCGGATTTGAGTGTAGCGAATTTGAATGATGCCAATCTGGATCGTGCTGATCTGAGTATGGTGAAACTGTCGGTGGCGACGTTGCGACGGGCAAACCTGAGTGGCGCAAACCTGAGTGGTGCGGATCTCAGTGGCGCAAATTTTTCGGGCGCAGACTTAACTGGAGCGGATCTGTGTGGTGCAGATTTAACTGGGGCTTGTATTAATAACTGGAAGATCGATTCTAATACTACGCTTGGCTATACGGTGTGTGATTTTGTGTTTGTGGATTGCTGTAAGCGGGATGATGGACAGCTTGAGTTTAGGGATCGCCGCCCGATCGAAGGGAAGTTTGAAGTCGGTGAGTTTGCTCGCTGGGCACAGTTGAGGAGTTTGGGGTTGGATGAGTAA
- a CDS encoding pentapeptide repeat-containing protein, whose product MASEADKSNQPGDRDVVLGGSKDHSEQTDISKTVNNNRTDRAELTDNVPDQGAILGGEKPIRRWHLLFQEQPELSRPSGQSGQFDRDRELATWQQERDRTDRSNHQNQHSQQNNQPIQLSHANLRGSYFRQDNLSEAQLNHADLSGANLSEAVLNKADLRGANLSCTNFQGANLRAANLRHSNLQGANLSYADLEKADLHGANLGLVNLEGANIGSANFKEVQNLSAAQIKTAQNWRNGHYDRPLQRELGLDV is encoded by the coding sequence ATGGCCAGTGAAGCAGACAAATCAAATCAACCGGGCGATCGGGATGTGGTGCTTGGCGGCAGCAAGGATCATAGTGAGCAGACGGATATAAGTAAAACCGTAAATAATAATCGCACCGATCGCGCTGAGCTAACGGATAATGTACCGGATCAAGGGGCGATCCTTGGTGGTGAAAAACCTATCCGCCGCTGGCATTTGTTGTTCCAAGAACAACCTGAACTATCTAGACCATCTGGGCAATCTGGGCAATTTGACCGCGATCGAGAACTAGCTACCTGGCAACAGGAACGCGATCGCACTGATAGAAGTAATCACCAAAATCAGCACAGTCAGCAAAATAACCAACCGATCCAGCTAAGCCATGCTAATTTGCGGGGGAGTTATTTTCGGCAGGATAATCTCAGCGAAGCCCAACTCAACCATGCCGATCTCAGTGGCGCAAACCTGAGCGAAGCGGTGCTTAATAAGGCCGATCTCAGGGGCGCAAATTTAAGCTGTACTAATTTTCAGGGTGCAAATTTACGGGCAGCAAACCTAAGGCACAGTAATTTACAGGGTGCGAATTTGAGTTATGCCGATCTTGAAAAGGCCGATCTGCATGGCGCAAATCTGGGGTTGGTGAACCTGGAGGGGGCAAATATTGGTAGTGCTAATTTTAAGGAAGTACAAAACCTTAGTGCTGCGCAGATCAAAACCGCCCAGAACTGGCGCAATGGCCATTACGATCGCCCCTTGCAAAGGGAGTTGGGCTTAGATGTTTAA
- a CDS encoding cysteine synthase A, with protein sequence MATDIRLGFAGTVGNTPLIKIESLSAATGCNILGKAEFLNPGGSVKDRAALFMVMQAEQDGLLKPGGAIVEGTAGNTGIGLTLVANARGYRSIIVMPNNQSQEKIDLLRTFGAEVELVEPVPFANQNNYYHVARARAEQLDNAFWANQFENLANADAHYQTTGPEIWQQTGGDLDGVVMASGTGGTIGGVSSYLKEQKSEIAAYLIDPPGAAMYGYVNTGEVTKTEGSSITEGIGIGRVTANFARAKLDGAFRGTDQEVIEMSHFLLKHDGLFLGSSAALNAVGAMRLARKLGSGHTIATILCDGGGRYRSRMYNLDWLKEKDLVPVAKGLEFLD encoded by the coding sequence ATGGCAACAGATATTCGCCTGGGGTTTGCTGGCACCGTCGGAAACACACCCTTAATTAAAATTGAATCACTCTCGGCGGCGACGGGGTGTAATATTCTGGGCAAAGCCGAGTTTCTCAACCCTGGTGGTAGTGTGAAGGATCGGGCGGCTTTGTTCATGGTAATGCAAGCGGAGCAAGATGGCTTGCTCAAACCGGGTGGCGCGATCGTGGAGGGAACTGCTGGCAATACGGGGATCGGCCTGACCCTGGTGGCCAACGCGCGGGGCTATCGCAGCATTATTGTGATGCCAAACAATCAATCACAGGAAAAAATCGATCTATTGCGTACCTTTGGCGCAGAAGTAGAACTAGTTGAGCCAGTGCCCTTTGCCAATCAGAATAACTATTATCATGTGGCTCGTGCCCGCGCAGAGCAACTAGACAATGCTTTCTGGGCAAATCAATTTGAAAATCTTGCGAACGCTGATGCCCACTATCAAACCACTGGGCCAGAGATCTGGCAACAAACCGGCGGCGATCTCGATGGCGTGGTGATGGCTTCGGGGACGGGCGGCACGATCGGCGGGGTTAGTTCTTATCTCAAAGAACAAAAATCTGAGATTGCAGCCTATTTAATCGATCCACCGGGCGCAGCTATGTATGGCTATGTCAATACTGGTGAAGTAACCAAAACTGAGGGCAGCTCGATCACCGAAGGGATCGGCATTGGTCGCGTAACTGCTAATTTTGCCAGAGCCAAGCTAGATGGTGCGTTTCGTGGCACTGACCAGGAAGTGATCGAAATGTCGCATTTTTTGCTCAAGCATGATGGTTTGTTTCTGGGTAGTTCGGCGGCGTTGAATGCGGTGGGGGCAATGCGATTGGCGCGCAAACTCGGCTCTGGCCATACGATCGCTACGATTCTTTGTGATGGTGGCGGTCGCTATCGCAGCCGCATGTATAACCTGGACTGGCTGAAGGAAAAAGATTTGGTGCCGGTGGCCAAGGGTCTGGAATTTTTGGATTAG
- the mutT gene encoding 8-oxo-dGTP diphosphatase MutT, with protein sequence MAKKHREIGVAVVWRGDRILIDRRLPGGVFGGYWEFPGGKVEPGEAVVDCIRREIGEEIGIEIEVGDRLITIDHTYGDEISVKLMVHHCRYISGEPQAIECAQIEWVELNQLSNRDRYPMPEANYQIIAALDQNQ encoded by the coding sequence ATGGCAAAAAAACATCGTGAAATTGGTGTCGCTGTGGTCTGGCGAGGCGATCGGATCTTAATTGATCGACGCTTACCAGGGGGTGTATTTGGTGGCTATTGGGAGTTTCCCGGCGGCAAGGTGGAGCCAGGGGAAGCAGTGGTCGATTGCATCAGGCGCGAGATCGGCGAGGAAATTGGCATTGAAATAGAAGTGGGCGATCGCCTAATCACGATCGATCATACCTATGGCGATGAAATTTCAGTTAAATTAATGGTGCATCATTGCCGTTATATTTCCGGTGAACCGCAGGCGATCGAATGTGCCCAAATTGAGTGGGTTGAGCTTAATCAACTCAGCAACCGCGATCGCTACCCTATGCCGGAAGCTAATTATCAAATCATTGCGGCGCTGGATCAAAATCAGTAA
- the bamD gene encoding outer membrane protein assembly factor BamD, with amino-acid sequence MEIETAKELYKTALQNFERGNYSKAIRQFEQGLGMVNPQTKLGGEIQLWLVNAYEASGKSTEAIALCQTLVKHTNYDVRQSANYVLGIISAPELARREDLISKIPSLKDVADGDQSNRLSVKATQQARSRPKPPPPLPELDLSIPPQPSVTPNSNRFIGGIILILLTILAFLAIG; translated from the coding sequence ATGGAGATCGAAACTGCCAAAGAGCTATACAAAACAGCACTTCAGAATTTTGAGCGGGGCAATTATAGCAAGGCTATTCGTCAGTTTGAGCAAGGCTTAGGCATGGTTAACCCCCAAACTAAGTTAGGTGGCGAAATTCAGCTCTGGCTGGTTAATGCCTATGAGGCGAGTGGTAAATCAACGGAAGCGATCGCCCTATGCCAAACATTGGTTAAACATACCAATTACGACGTGCGCCAATCAGCTAACTATGTGTTGGGGATTATTTCTGCTCCTGAACTTGCCCGACGCGAGGATTTAATTTCCAAAATCCCTAGCCTCAAGGACGTGGCCGATGGCGATCAAAGTAATCGACTCAGTGTTAAGGCAACGCAGCAGGCTCGATCTAGACCAAAACCACCACCGCCGCTGCCGGAGTTAGATCTTTCGATTCCCCCTCAACCCTCGGTAACGCCCAATAGCAACAGATTCATTGGCGGCATTATTTTGATCCTGCTCACTATTCTGGCTTTCCTGGCGATCGGCTAG
- a CDS encoding hybrid sensor histidine kinase/response regulator, with translation MHVIILPPDTNHFLLMKRPDRILIVDDVPDNLFLMRAILEDEGYEIIAADGGKQALELVTSELPDLILLDVMMPDIDGYEVTKRLRSQTDLPFIPILLITAYDKSSASKGLDLGADEFIRKPVEADELMARVRSLLRLKHSIEERDQIERQRKDFVSRLTHDMRTPLQAADRMLGLLQDGAAGEISDDILEILQTMSRSNRNLLEMVNKLLDVYRYEAGSKTLAFRPLDFAELVRNAIAELKAIATFNNLELNAKIQPDLPEIKGDRLELLRVLNNLIGNALKFTETGAVNVSLEQENSEMVLRVADTGPGIPAEDQPFLFERFTQGKHHKQGSGLGLYLSHYIIDAHGGSIELEYANANGSCFCVRLPIS, from the coding sequence ATGCATGTGATTATACTGCCGCCTGATACTAACCATTTTCTTTTGATGAAACGCCCCGATCGCATCTTAATAGTCGATGATGTTCCAGATAATCTGTTCCTGATGCGCGCGATCCTGGAGGATGAAGGATACGAAATCATTGCCGCCGATGGAGGAAAGCAAGCCCTGGAGCTTGTGACTTCTGAGCTACCGGATTTAATTTTGCTGGATGTAATGATGCCGGATATTGATGGTTATGAAGTAACCAAACGGCTACGATCGCAAACCGATTTACCATTCATTCCGATTTTGTTGATTACCGCCTATGACAAGTCCAGCGCTTCCAAGGGCTTGGATCTCGGTGCCGATGAATTTATCCGCAAACCAGTGGAAGCTGATGAGCTGATGGCCAGGGTGCGATCGCTCCTGAGGCTTAAGCACAGCATTGAAGAACGCGACCAAATCGAAAGGCAACGCAAAGACTTTGTTTCCCGTCTCACCCATGACATGCGTACCCCGTTGCAAGCGGCCGATCGGATGTTGGGGCTGTTGCAAGATGGTGCGGCTGGAGAAATATCCGATGATATTTTAGAAATTCTGCAAACCATGTCCCGCAGCAATCGTAACCTGCTGGAAATGGTCAACAAGCTTTTGGATGTCTATCGTTATGAAGCTGGTAGTAAAACACTGGCATTCCGTCCCCTTGATTTTGCTGAACTAGTGCGGAATGCGATCGCCGAGCTGAAAGCGATCGCCACGTTCAATAATCTAGAGCTAAATGCCAAAATTCAGCCCGACCTGCCCGAAATCAAAGGCGATCGGCTTGAATTGCTCAGAGTATTGAATAATCTAATTGGTAATGCGCTCAAATTTACTGAAACCGGAGCAGTGAATGTTAGTCTAGAGCAAGAGAATTCCGAGATGGTGCTACGTGTAGCTGATACTGGCCCTGGCATCCCCGCAGAAGATCAGCCCTTCTTGTTTGAAAGATTTACCCAAGGTAAGCATCACAAACAAGGTAGTGGCCTGGGATTATATTTGTCGCATTATATTATTGATGCCCATGGGGGTAGTATCGAATTAGAATATGCCAACGCCAATGGCTCATGCTTTTGTGTGCGGCTACCGATTTCCTAA